Proteins from a genomic interval of Gopherus evgoodei ecotype Sinaloan lineage chromosome 7, rGopEvg1_v1.p, whole genome shotgun sequence:
- the VDAC2 gene encoding LOW QUALITY PROTEIN: voltage-dependent anion-selective channel protein 2 (The sequence of the model RefSeq protein was modified relative to this genomic sequence to represent the inferred CDS: inserted 1 base in 1 codon), whose protein sequence is MTYPPPCSPPPPRPPMAIPPSYADLGKSARDIFNKGYGFGLVKLDVKTKSASGVEFTTAGSSNTDTGKVNGSLETKYKWAEYGLXFTEKWNTDNTLGTEIAIEDQIAKGLKLTFDTPSHQTRGKKKWQNKSSYKRECVNLGCDVDFDFAGPAIHGSAVVGYEGWLAGYQMTFDSAKSKLTRNNFSVGYKTGDFQLHTNVNDGSEFGGSIYQKVSDSLDTAVNLAWTAGSNSTRFGIAAKYQLDSTASISAKVNNSSLVGVGYTQTLRPGVKLTLSALVDGKSINSGGHKLGLGPGVGSLKQPKKLLQGRDIRRIWP, encoded by the exons ATGACTTATCCTCCACCATGTTCCCCTCCGCCTCCGAGAC CTCCAATGGCAATCCCTCCATCATATGCAGATCTTGGCAAATCTGCCAGAGATATCTTCAACAAAGGCTATG GTTTTGGGCTGGTGAAACTGGACGTGAAAACAAAGTCTGCAAGTGGGGTG GAATTCACAACAGCTGGTTCATCAAACACAGATACAGGGAAAGTGAATGGAAGCTTGGAGACCAAATACAAATGGGCTGAGTATGGTC ACTTCACAGAAAAATGGAACACAGATAACACTCTGGGAACAGAAATTGCGATTGAAGATCAG ATTGCCAAAGGTTTGAAGCTAACGTTTGACACACCTTCTCACCAAACACGGGgtaaga AAAAGTGGCAAAATAAGTCATCTTATAAACGTGAATGCGTAAATCTTGGTTGTGATGTTGACTTTGATTTTGCTGGACCTGCGATCCATGGCTCGGCAGTCGTTGGTTATGAGGGCTGGCTTGCTGGTTATCAGATGACTTTTGATAGTGCCAAATCGAAGCTGACAAGGAATAACTTCTCTGTGGGTTACAAAACTGGAGACTTCCAACTGCACACTAACGT CAATGACGGGTCAGAATTTGGTGGCTCAATTTACCAGAAAGTGAGTGACAGTCTTGATACTGCTGTAAATCTAGCTTGGACAGCAGGCAGCAACAGCACTCGTTTTGGTATTGCAGCTAAATACCAACTGGATTCCACTGCTTCCATCTCT GCAAAAGTGAACAACTCTAGTTTAGTTGGAGTGGGTTACACCCAGACCTTGAGGCCAG GTGTGAAGCTTACACTTTCCGCCCTGGTAGATGGGAAGAGCATCAATTCTGGAGGTCATAAACTTGGTCTTGGTCCTGGAGTTGGAAGCTTGAAACAGCCGAAGAAACTGCTGCAAGGAAGGGATATCAGAAGAATTTGgccttaa